One Archangium violaceum genomic window, ACGATGTCGGTGGCCGTAGGCTGCGCGCCGGTGCCCTCCTGCAGCGACTTGAAGATGAGGCCGGACTCGGTGCGAATCGCGCCCTCCTCCTTGGCGGCCTGCTCCAGGAACTCCTTGGACTTCACCTTCTCCTTCTCGGCGCGGGCCGTGGAGCGGGTGCGCGCCAGCTCCTGCAGCTTCGGCCCGTACGTCTGGATGTCCACCGCGGGCTCCTTGCCCGTCACCTGCGCGGACAGACCCGCCTTCACGAACTCCAGCTCCTCGGGCGTCATGTCGAACACCTGGATCTGCCGGCCCAGGGTGAGCCCGAGCGCATAGAACGTCTTCTGATCATCCGTCTGCGGGTTGGCCCCGGCGCCGGTGCCACCGCCGCCAGAGGAGCCCTGCTGCTGACAGCCCGCCACGGCGAGCATCAACGCCACCACCAGAAACTTCCGCATGTAACCTGTCCTTTCCAATCGAGGCAGCGAGCGCTGCCCGTGTCGGCGCCCTTATACAAAGGGGCGGCCCGGCTGGGGAGCGGAGCGTCCTTATCTTTTGCCGAGAACCGGGGCGAGGGGTGGA contains:
- a CDS encoding FKBP-type peptidyl-prolyl cis-trans isomerase, producing the protein MRKFLVVALMLAVAGCQQQGSSGGGGTGAGANPQTDDQKTFYALGLTLGRQIQVFDMTPEELEFVKAGLSAQVTGKEPAVDIQTYGPKLQELARTRSTARAEKEKVKSKEFLEQAAKEEGAIRTESGLIFKSLQEGTGAQPTATDIVKVNYRGTLPDGKEFDSSYKRNEPAQFPLNGVIRCWTEGLQKMKVGGKAKLVCPSDLAYGDRGTPGIPGGSALVFEVELLDVQKNEPPPGMPGAPQGQPGGAPQGQQGQPAQKK